The Edaphobacter sp. 12200R-103 genome contains a region encoding:
- the murQ gene encoding N-acetylmuramic acid 6-phosphate etherase, whose amino-acid sequence MNDLNLATLSTESRNPRTTHIDQLSTLEMVQVINQEDRTVPEAVATELPQIARAIDEVAARFAKGGRLLYIGAGTSGRLGVLDASECPPTFSVPPTLVQGLIAGGDLALRKSSEKSEDSREQGAADLLAAGFGQNGAPDTLVGIAASGRTPYVIGAMEQSKKMGLLTVSLTCVTGSQMAAIADIAIAPVTGPEIVTGSTRLKAGTATKLVLNMLSTGVMIRTGAVYGNLMVNVQPTNEKLVDRAQRIIADAAGVDRPTAARLLDEAGSVKVAIAMQKLGLDRKAAEEKLTAAGGSLARALA is encoded by the coding sequence ATGAACGACCTTAATCTTGCTACGCTGTCCACCGAGTCCCGTAATCCACGCACCACCCACATCGATCAGCTCTCGACCCTGGAGATGGTGCAGGTCATCAACCAGGAAGACAGGACGGTTCCTGAGGCCGTTGCGACGGAGCTTCCGCAGATTGCCCGGGCTATCGACGAGGTCGCGGCACGGTTTGCGAAGGGCGGGAGGTTGTTATACATCGGCGCGGGGACCAGCGGACGGCTGGGCGTACTGGATGCCAGCGAGTGCCCGCCGACGTTCTCGGTTCCTCCGACGCTGGTGCAGGGTCTGATCGCAGGGGGCGACCTGGCGCTGCGCAAGTCGAGCGAGAAGTCGGAGGATTCGCGCGAGCAGGGTGCGGCCGATCTGCTGGCCGCGGGCTTCGGGCAGAATGGCGCACCGGACACGCTGGTGGGAATCGCTGCCTCCGGACGCACTCCCTACGTGATTGGCGCGATGGAGCAGTCGAAGAAGATGGGGCTGCTGACGGTTTCGCTGACCTGCGTCACGGGATCGCAGATGGCCGCGATTGCCGACATCGCGATCGCCCCGGTGACAGGGCCGGAGATCGTGACGGGCTCGACGCGCCTGAAGGCAGGAACGGCAACCAAGCTGGTGCTCAACATGCTTTCGACGGGCGTGATGATCCGGACCGGGGCGGTCTACGGAAACCTGATGGTAAATGTGCAGCCTACCAACGAGAAGCTGGTTGATCGAGCGCAGCGCATCATTGCCGATGCCGCAGGTGTCGACCGCCCGACCGCTGCACGGCTGCTCGACGAAGCCGGAAGCGTGAAGGTGGCGATCGCGATGCAGAAGCTGGGACTGGATCGCAAGGCTGCCGAAGAGAAGCTGACTGCAGCAGGCGGAAGCCTGGCGCGGGCGCTTGCGTAA
- a CDS encoding ADOP family duplicated permease, with translation MSLWSRVSNALRGERLNREIEEELQSHLEEAIASGRDPREARRAFGSTLRARETSHRIRVAGWLESLVADVRFGWRQLCRNKVASAAAVLSLALGIGSCVAAFRLIDALLWRPLPVSNPGKLYVLSRKLIGFDGKPMEDGYWATQAFKRMRDAASDQADLIAISDADRTDITWATDGSGDENMEKAHVAYVSGNMFPVFGLEPTLGRLFAPADDRTGAPPYAVMSWDYWDRRFGRDPNVLGRSLHIGSQIFQIIGVGPRDFTGTEKGTVTDVFLPLSLSNFATQERMNWHRVFLMLKPGVNPSTGLEPLRQRLAAANHTFQAECATCLRGAAKANIDRFLNQTLVLSPAGAGISDLQKDSRRLFGILALLVALVLIIACVNVANMMTAQAAARAHEMALRISIGAGRRRLVQLILCQSALLALLASVLGAFFAAWAAPFVLSLVNPSENPARLALPADWRVLLFGLGLLLSVVLLLGSLPAFRASAVSPVSALKGGEDPHSPRRLMRAAIAVQVAFCFLVLFLSSLFVATFQRLENRPLGFSTDRLLLLETVADKGQTSVVWNQTAEALRSVPGVRSVAISRWPLLGRIRINSDISVNGAPPSPTPAFFLNVSPEWLSTMKIPLIAGRDFRLQDTSPGAVIVNETFVKTFFPGQDPIGRTFARGGGANQPLNKIVGVTPDVPYDSLREPSRAVFYLPFDEMDDKSAPKPVEFATFAIHTTQDPLVLAGSLRQLIAQRHNGLRVSNVTTQLDLVRDQTVRERLIAMLAAFFAAVALLLAGIGLYAVLNYSVLQRRREIGIRMAIGSSRAAIVRLVTVDAFVMIALGDCVGIALGFGAARYVRSLFYQVKATDADMIAFPICALLLTALVATFPAALRAIRTDPTEILRAE, from the coding sequence ATGTCCTTGTGGTCGCGTGTCTCGAATGCTCTGCGCGGTGAGCGGCTGAATCGCGAGATCGAAGAAGAGCTGCAATCGCACCTTGAAGAAGCCATCGCCTCGGGCCGCGATCCCAGGGAGGCCCGTCGTGCCTTCGGCTCCACGCTGCGTGCGCGCGAGACGAGCCACAGAATTCGTGTCGCCGGATGGCTGGAATCGCTTGTTGCGGATGTGCGTTTCGGCTGGCGCCAGCTCTGCCGCAACAAGGTCGCGTCCGCAGCCGCGGTACTCTCCCTCGCGTTGGGCATAGGCTCCTGCGTCGCCGCCTTCCGACTCATCGACGCTCTGCTCTGGCGGCCACTTCCCGTCTCCAATCCCGGCAAACTCTACGTCCTCTCTCGCAAACTCATCGGTTTCGACGGCAAGCCCATGGAGGATGGGTACTGGGCCACGCAAGCGTTTAAGCGGATGCGCGATGCCGCCAGCGATCAGGCCGACCTGATCGCCATCAGCGATGCCGACCGCACGGATATCACCTGGGCGACCGACGGTTCTGGCGACGAGAACATGGAGAAGGCCCACGTCGCGTATGTCTCCGGCAACATGTTTCCGGTCTTCGGCCTTGAGCCCACACTCGGCCGCCTGTTTGCTCCCGCCGATGACCGTACCGGCGCGCCTCCGTACGCGGTCATGTCCTGGGATTACTGGGACCGGCGCTTCGGTCGCGATCCCAACGTCCTTGGCCGCTCGCTCCACATCGGCAGCCAGATCTTCCAAATCATCGGCGTAGGTCCTCGCGACTTCACGGGAACCGAGAAGGGGACGGTCACCGATGTCTTTCTGCCGCTCAGCCTGAGCAATTTCGCCACGCAGGAGCGCATGAATTGGCATCGTGTCTTCCTGATGCTCAAACCCGGCGTCAATCCCTCAACCGGGCTCGAGCCGCTGCGCCAGCGTCTTGCGGCCGCCAATCACACCTTCCAGGCTGAGTGCGCGACGTGCCTTCGCGGAGCCGCCAAGGCGAACATCGACCGTTTTCTCAACCAGACGCTTGTCCTCTCTCCCGCCGGCGCCGGAATCTCCGATCTCCAGAAGGACTCTCGCCGGTTGTTCGGCATTCTTGCCCTGCTGGTCGCCCTTGTGCTGATCATCGCCTGCGTCAACGTCGCCAATATGATGACCGCGCAGGCTGCCGCTCGTGCGCACGAGATGGCTCTCCGTATCTCGATCGGCGCTGGCCGTCGCCGTCTCGTCCAGTTGATCCTGTGTCAGAGCGCACTGCTGGCTCTGCTGGCGTCGGTCCTTGGCGCGTTCTTTGCGGCGTGGGCTGCGCCGTTCGTGCTCAGCCTGGTTAATCCGTCTGAGAACCCTGCGCGGCTCGCTCTTCCCGCGGACTGGCGCGTGCTTCTCTTCGGTTTGGGCCTGCTTCTTTCTGTGGTTCTATTGCTTGGTTCGCTTCCCGCGTTCCGTGCCTCCGCGGTCTCGCCGGTCAGCGCTCTCAAGGGCGGGGAAGATCCGCACTCGCCTCGCCGCCTGATGCGTGCAGCGATTGCTGTTCAAGTCGCCTTCTGTTTCCTCGTCCTGTTTCTGTCTTCGCTCTTCGTTGCAACATTCCAGCGCCTTGAGAACCGTCCGCTCGGCTTCTCCACCGACCGTCTGCTCCTGCTCGAAACCGTCGCCGATAAAGGCCAGACCTCCGTCGTCTGGAACCAGACTGCCGAGGCGCTTCGTTCCGTTCCCGGCGTTCGCTCGGTCGCCATCTCGCGCTGGCCACTCCTTGGGCGCATCCGGATCAACAGCGACATCTCCGTCAACGGCGCGCCTCCCAGCCCGACTCCCGCGTTTTTCCTGAACGTCTCCCCGGAATGGTTGTCGACCATGAAGATTCCTCTGATCGCCGGCCGTGATTTTCGCCTGCAGGACACCTCGCCGGGAGCCGTCATTGTCAACGAGACGTTCGTCAAAACCTTCTTCCCCGGGCAGGATCCTATCGGCCGCACCTTTGCGCGCGGCGGCGGGGCCAATCAGCCCCTCAACAAGATCGTCGGCGTCACTCCCGATGTTCCCTATGACAGTCTGCGCGAGCCCAGCCGGGCCGTCTTTTATCTCCCCTTTGACGAGATGGACGACAAGTCCGCTCCCAAGCCGGTCGAGTTCGCCACCTTCGCCATTCACACAACGCAGGACCCGCTCGTGCTTGCCGGCTCTCTTCGCCAGTTGATCGCGCAGCGCCACAACGGCCTTCGCGTCTCGAACGTCACCACGCAGCTCGATCTCGTTCGCGACCAGACCGTTCGCGAGCGGCTGATCGCCATGCTCGCCGCCTTCTTTGCCGCTGTTGCACTGCTGCTGGCAGGCATCGGGCTCTACGCTGTACTCAACTATTCCGTTCTTCAGCGCCGTCGCGAGATCGGTATCCGCATGGCGATTGGCTCAAGCCGGGCTGCCATCGTGCGCCTCGTCACGGTCGACGCTTTCGTCATGATTGCGCTTGGAGACTGCGTAGGCATAGCACTTGGCTTCGGCGCAGCGCGTTATGTCCGTTCACTCTTCTATCAGGTCAAAGCAACCGACGCGGATATGATCGCCTTTCCCATATGCGCCCTTCTGCTCACGGCACTCGTAGCCACGTTTCCTGCCGCGCTTCGCGCAATACGCACAGACCCCACCGAGATTCTGCGCGCTGAGTAA
- a CDS encoding VWA domain-containing protein yields MSFYRTAALLLTALALPSAAQNAPAFGSKPQPPGNQPTPAQSPDRSAIEPVKDANGVYTITRNARIVILDMVVSDAKGNVVTDLKKDDFHISESNEPQTILNFEAAGVHTLPSQLTIDSTATLDKAAPQAPVNIVLLDEFNTRFEDMAFARYSLKKFLERQPGKLSTPTMLVAVSLQNFTVLHDYTQNKNDLLAALNHHFAAYPWQAHQYTWLAERYATAFLTLRRVALATIGHPGHKNMIWIGRGFPNLNMANYPIDTEQRVNSAVQECVNTLRDARITLYTIDPAGVQIDPQAYGSDAALTDPFGGNYQFAKLATATGGRALYGRNDVDTEIGSTIRDGGAFYTLTYRPTNESRDPRKFRRIKVTVDRPGLTVTTREGYYLEYGPDKLNPVNPSKRLIADLLLADASTMVYDGVPLSATRLAESPEKFNIHVEAKGLVWSDATATEPRRAEVILMTSTFDKKNKELRRDAKVIRAAASEDAPPKGHIERALDIHYLMPHDAKATRIRFVVRVAATGRIGTADIDLRKPVSQAAGADSR; encoded by the coding sequence CCCCCGGGCAATCAACCCACGCCAGCACAGAGTCCTGACCGGAGTGCGATCGAACCTGTAAAAGACGCAAATGGCGTTTACACGATCACGCGCAATGCCCGCATCGTGATTCTGGACATGGTCGTGAGCGATGCCAAGGGAAACGTCGTCACCGATCTGAAGAAGGATGACTTCCACATCAGCGAATCGAACGAGCCCCAGACGATCCTCAACTTCGAGGCCGCAGGCGTACACACGCTTCCTTCTCAGCTCACGATCGATTCGACGGCTACGCTCGACAAAGCGGCTCCACAGGCTCCTGTCAACATCGTTCTGCTCGACGAATTCAATACGAGATTTGAAGATATGGCGTTTGCCCGCTACTCGCTGAAGAAGTTTCTGGAGCGGCAGCCGGGCAAGCTCTCGACCCCTACCATGCTGGTGGCCGTCAGCCTGCAGAACTTCACCGTGCTGCACGACTACACGCAGAACAAGAATGATCTGCTGGCCGCACTGAACCATCACTTTGCCGCCTATCCGTGGCAGGCGCACCAGTACACCTGGCTTGCGGAGCGATATGCCACGGCGTTCCTTACGCTGCGCCGGGTGGCCCTGGCCACGATCGGGCATCCGGGGCACAAGAACATGATCTGGATTGGCCGGGGGTTTCCAAACCTGAACATGGCGAACTACCCCATCGATACCGAACAACGCGTGAATAGCGCTGTGCAGGAGTGCGTGAACACGCTGCGAGACGCGCGCATCACGCTCTACACCATCGATCCGGCCGGTGTTCAGATCGATCCGCAGGCCTACGGCTCCGATGCGGCTCTCACCGATCCCTTCGGGGGCAACTACCAGTTCGCAAAGCTGGCGACAGCGACAGGCGGACGCGCACTCTATGGCCGCAACGATGTGGATACCGAAATTGGCAGCACGATTCGCGACGGTGGGGCGTTCTATACGCTGACCTACCGGCCCACGAATGAATCGCGCGATCCGAGAAAGTTTCGCCGTATCAAGGTGACCGTCGATCGTCCCGGCCTTACGGTCACGACACGCGAGGGCTACTACCTCGAGTACGGTCCCGATAAGCTCAACCCGGTGAACCCATCCAAACGTCTGATCGCGGACCTTCTTCTGGCAGATGCCAGCACCATGGTCTATGACGGTGTTCCTCTTTCAGCGACGCGGCTTGCGGAGTCGCCGGAAAAGTTCAACATTCACGTAGAAGCCAAAGGGCTGGTATGGAGCGATGCCACTGCCACCGAGCCGCGCCGTGCGGAGGTGATTCTGATGACCTCGACCTTCGATAAAAAGAACAAAGAACTTCGGCGTGACGCAAAGGTCATTCGCGCGGCCGCAAGCGAGGACGCGCCACCCAAAGGCCATATCGAGAGAGCGCTCGACATCCATTACCTGATGCCTCACGATGCAAAGGCGACACGGATTCGATTTGTCGTGCGGGTCGCTGCCACGGGCCGTATCGGGACCGCCGATATCGATCTGCGAAAGCCTGTATCGCAAGCAGCAGGCGCGGACAGCCGGTAG